Part of the Nitrospirota bacterium genome is shown below.
TGGGGGTCACCGAAGCGTCAACACCGTTGATCGCACCATGCCCCCGATCATCGGGAGACCGCCTCCGCGGCGTTCCGCTGCGCGACTCGCTGTTCCATCCATGAATAGAGCACCGGCAGGACCACGAGCGTCAGCGCCGTGGAGGAGAGCAACCCACCGATGACGACCGTTGCGAGCGGACGCTGAACCTCCGAGCCCGGCCCGGTGACCAGTAAGAGGGGCGTCAAGCCCAAGGCCGCAACCAGCGCGGTCATCAACACCGGACGAAGCCGCAACACGGCTCCTTGCCGCACGGCCTCTTCGAGCGCCGCGCCTTCCTCGCGAAGGTGATTGAAATAGGAAATCAAGACGACGCCGTTCAGGACGGCGACACCGGACAGCGCGATGAAGCCCACCGAGGCCGGCACCGAAAGATACAGGCCGCCGCTAAAGAGCGCCGCGAGGCCGCCGACCATCGCAAAGGGAATCGTGAGCAGGATCAACGTCGCGTGCCGGACGGTGCCGAACGTGAAAAAGAGCAGCAAGAAGATGAGGCCGATGACGGCCGGCACGACGATGGCCAGACGCGCCATCGCCCGTTGTTGATTTTCGAACTGGCCGCCCCAGATCAGATAATAGCCGGGAGGCAAGCGCACCGCGGACGCGACGTTCGCCCGCGCTTCCTCGACCGTCCCCACGAGGTCGCGGTCGACCACGTTGAATTCGATCACGATCCGCCGACTTGCCTGCTCGCGGCTGATTTGCGCCGGTCCTTCCACCACCCGAATGTCGGCCAATTCTCGAAGGGGAATGCGGGACCCGTTGGGTGTCGTCACCCATAAGGCGGCGATGGTTTCCACATCGGCCCGCCGCTCGTCGGGAAACCGCACCACGATCGGAAAGCGCCGTTGCCCTTCGAACAGCTCGCCCGTCTCAATGCCGGCCCCGATGGCCTCAATCACTTCCGTCACGTCGGCCACGTTGATACCATAGCGCGCGATCCGGGCGCGGTCGATCTCGATCTTCAGATAGTACAGGCCGGAGACCTGTTCGATCCGGAGATCGGTGACGCCTCTGACTTGTCTCAGCGTGTGCGCGATCTCTTCGGCCTTGGTTCGCAAGGTCGGAAGATCGTCGCCGAACAGCTTGACGGCGACTTGTGAGCGCACGCCCGACACTAACTCATCCACACGCATGGCGATGGGCTGAGACAAGCCGAAAGTGATGCCGGGGACTTGCGCGAGCCGGCGCCGAACCTGCTCTTCGATCTCGGTCTTCGAGCGCGCCTGCCATAGCTCTCGCGGTTTGAGCAGGACATACATGTCGGTCAATTCCATGCCCATCGGATCGGTGCCGAGTTCATTGGCGCCGGTCCGGGAGACGACCGACGACACCTCCGGGATGGCGAGCAACACTCGTTCGACGTCACCCGAGATCTTGAGTGATTCCGTAAGCCCGATGCTGGGCAGGCGCACCACATTCACGACGATGGCGCCTTCGTCCATGATCGGCACGAATTCCCGGCCGATGAACGGAATCAGCGCCAGGCCTGCAGCCAGCAGGCCGAGTGCTGCGACCACGACGACGCGCGACCGCCGCAGCGCGACCCCCAGCACACGCTGATACACGCGCCGCAGTCCTTCCAGCAGTCGTCCTTCTCCGCCGGTCGTACCAGTCCGCATGAGCACCGCGGCAAGAACCGGCACGACGGTCATGGACAGGATCAACGAGCTCAACAGGGCGAGCACCACTGCGATCGCGAGCGGGACGAACATCTTGCCCTCCATGCCCTGGAGGGTCAGCAGCGGTATGAAGGTCAGCGCAATGATCAATTCGCCGAACAGACTGGGCCGCCGGACTTCCAGCACCGCGCGTAAGACGAGAGGCAATCGGCCGATGAGTCCGAGCGACTGGGAGGCGGATGCTCTGCTCAAATAGCACTCGACGTTTTCCACCTGCACGATCGCGGCATCGACGATCATGCCCAGCGAAATGGCGAGCCCGCCCAACGACATCAAGTTCGCCGACAGGCCGACCTGTTGCATGATCAGGAAGGTGGACAGCGTCGCCAAGGGCAGCGTGAGCGCAACCACTATCGCGCCACGGAAATTGTGAAGAAAGAGGTACAGCACGAGGAGGACGACGCCCGCTCCCTCTAGGAGCGCCCGCTCGACGGTCTCGAGCGCTCGTGCTACCAACTCGATCCGATCATAGAACGGCGTGACGGTCACCCCGGACGGCAGGACGCGGTTGATCAGTTCGACTTGCTCTTTCACGCGTGTGACAATTTCCCGGCTGTTCCCCCCTCGTAACATGACCGCGATCCCCTCGAGCACCTCGCCTTTGCCGTCACGCGTGACGCCCCCCAACCGGATTGCATGTCCTTCGCGCACCTGAGCGACATCCCGCAGATACACCGGGGTTCCCTTATGCGCAGCTACGACGATCTGTTCCAGATCGCCCATGGAGCGGGCGAGTCCCACGCCGTGGATGACGAGCTTATCGCCGCCTTGCTCGATGTAGCTGCCACCCGCATTCTGGTTGTTCCCGGTAACCGAGGTCGTCACTTGCCGAAGCGTGAGGCCCAGGCTGGTCAGACGATCCGGATCGACGACCACCTGGTACTGCTTGGCCAATCCACCAAGGGTATCCACGTCGGCCAGCCCGGGGACGGCTCTCAGCATCGGCCGAATCACCCAGTCCTGGAGCGTCCGCAAGTCCATCAGACTGTGTCCCTGACCGCCTACGACATACATATAGACTTCGCTCAGGCCGGTGCTCACGGGACCAAGGACCGGTTCGACTCCCACGGGCAACCGGCTCCGCGCCTGGATCACTCGCTCCAAGACCAGTTGGCGCGCGAAATAGACGTCCACGTTGTCTTCGAACACGACAGTGATGACCGAGATGCCGAAGCGGGAAATGGAGCGCAGTTCGGTTTTCCCCGGCAGATTGGTCAGCTCCAGCTCCAGTGGAAACGTCACAAGCCGCTCGATTTCAGGCGGTGCGAGGGAGGGTGCCCGGCTAATGATCTGCACTTGCACCGGCGTGATATCCGGAAACGCGTCAATCGGGAGGTGACGAAAGGCGAGCGCGCCAGCGACGATCAGACCGAGCGCGGCGAGCAGCACGATGAGCCGTTGTTCGAGCGCGGCGCGGATCAGCCGTTCAATCATAGCGGGCCTCCCGCCGGCATCTGCTCACGCAGCAGCTCGGACTTGAGCGCGTAGCTCCCTTCCGTGACGACCTCGTCGCCGTCCGCCAGGCCGCCTGTCACTTCCACATAGTCGCCCGCGCTCTGTCCGATGGTGATCTCCCGCCGCTCGAACCGGCGCGGTCCGACGACCAGAAAGGCAACGGTGCGGTCCCCCACTTGCTGCAGCGCGGCCCGCGGCATGGCCAAGACGGGCTGTTCCTCGATGATCAGGCTGACCTCCGCGAACATTTCTGGCCTCAGCCGCCGATCCGGGTTCGGGACATCCGATCGCATCATCACTGTGCGCGTAGCCGGATCCACGACCGCCGCCACATAGGTGATGACTCCGCGAAAGACGTCCTTCGGATAGGCTGCCACGTGCACCTCGATCGGCAACCCCTTCCGCAGATGTCCCACCTGGTGTTCCGGAAAATCCGCGCGGACCCAGACCGTCGAGAGATCGGCCACCGTGAACAAGACCTTGGTCGGATCGACGACTTCACCCACGGTCGCATTGCGCTCAATGACTTCGCCGGTAAACGGAGCGCGCAGCGGGACCTGGGCAACCTGGGCGTGCGGCAAGTCTTTCCGTGCGAGCCGCGCAATTTCACTTTCTTTCATGCCGAGCAGGTGAAGTTTCTCCTCCGATTCGTGCACATCCGCCAGGGAGGTCTCATACTCGGCTTCCCGCCGCTGGTACTCGGCCTGACCGATCGCGCCCCGCTCCAGCAGGACCTTGGCGCGATCGAGGGCTTTCTCGGCCACCCCGAGGCGCGTTCTGGCCTTGCGATATTCCAGTTGCGTCTCCCCAAACGCAGGGCTGTCCAGCAAGAGCAGTCGATCCCCCGTCTTCACCCGGTCGCCCAGATTCGCATACACGGCCACGATCCGGCCCGGTACCCGTGGGCTCAAATGCGCCAGCCGATTTTCATTGGGCAGAATTTTCCCCGCCTGCGCCTTCAACACGACTTTCAGAGGTCGGACGCCGACCCGGTCAGTCTTGAGACTGACGAGGGTCAGGCTGCCTTCGGGCAATTCCAATACCACTGGACCGGTTGGAGCCGTCGAACCGCTGGGCTGTTTGGCTGGCTCCTCTTGCCGGCCCTGACAGGAAAGAGGTCCGGTGGCGAAGAATCCCACCAGCATGACCAGTACTGTGATCCGACCAGTCCGCATCACGGCGCAGGTCATGGGAGTTCTCCTATGGCGCGATCCAGACGCGCGAGCGCGATCGAGAGATCGGCACGGGCCTGAGCGTACTCGAGCAGCGTTTGCCGGTAGACCCGCTGGGCATCGAGGACTTCGAGCAAACTGGCCGTGCCATGTCGGAAGCTGAACTGGGCAATGTCCAGCGCCTCCTTCGCTTGCTTGAGCAATCCCTCTTCGAAGACCCGGATCTGCCCCTGGGCAGTCTGGACTTCCTGCGCGTGCTGCGTCACCGTCTGCTCGAGCTCGTTCTGCACACGGAGACGCTCAGCTTCGGCCCGCCGCTGCGCCCCAAGGGCCACTCCGATTTCTCCCTGGCGGCGGTACCAAATCGGAATCGGCACGCTCAGACCCGCCGTGAGGGATTCATCGCCCGCCTCCCGGTGATATTGTCCTTGCACCGAGACAGTAGGAATCCGGGACGCGCGTTCCTGCACGACTTGCGAGGCCGCCTGTTCCACCAATTTCTGATGACGCCGAATGACGGGATGGCGTTCCACGGCGCGGGCGATCAATGCCTGCCGGTCCAGCCCCGGACGGACCGAGGCAAACTCGCCGCGGATCGTAAAGCCTGGCCCCAGCCCTTTGCCAGTGAGCACATCTAGTCTCGCTTGCGCCACGACCAAGGCGTTCTCCGAGCGATCCACTTCCTTCCGGGCCTTCTGCACTTCAACCGTGGCTTTGATCCCTTCGAACCTCGCCGCTTCGCCGGTACTCACCTTCGCCTGCACGACGTCGGCCACCTCCTCTACCGTGCGGAGATTCTGTTTGGCCAGGTCCGCATCCTGCTGAGCCAGGAGCAACTGATAGAAGGCCACCTTCACCTCGGCGACGACGGTCAGCCGCGCCTCTTCCAAGCCCGCATAGGCACTGGCCAACCCCGCCTCGGCCGCTCGTTGCCGCGCCGCCCGCTTGCCCGGCCATTCGAGCGGTTGCTCGACGGTAATCGTGCGCTCCGTGATGGTCACGCCCGTGCTGGGGTCACGGATCGCGCCACGGCCTGCCGAGCCGCTGATCGATGGGTTGAGGTATGCACCCGCTGCGACACGTTGGCCCTGGGCTTGCTCCAATGTTCCCTGTGCTGCGGCGAGAGTCGGATTGCTGGTGAGTGCCAATTCAATCACCTCATCGAGCTGGAAGACACGAGCATCTCTGTTGGCGGACGCCGACTCCCCGTACCAGATGCTGCCGAGAAGCGAGGTAATGCCAATCAGACACATGGTCCTGTATTGCATGATAGCCCTCCCCATTGCCCGCATGGCTGGGCAATGCTAACTGTTGCGTTGTGTGAACGGCTACGTGTGAAGTGTCAGAGGCTGAGGGGAGGATGAAAGAGGGCCACGACGAAGGTCGGCACGTACAGCGTAGAACTCATGCTCACATCATCTGCAAGTGGGGATAGGATTTCAGGAGCAGGAAGCGACACTGCCTGGAACACAAAATGGCAAGGACACCCATCATCCGTCACGCCCCCATCGGGAGATGGAGAAAGATCCAAGGTTTCAACGAAGGCCGCGGTGGATCCGAGTTGCCACTCTCCAAGACAAGTCAGGCCGGTCAATTGGACTCCGAGTAGGAGAATCAGCGCGACCAGTAGCACATTTACGTTTTGCCCTTTTAACACCGGCTATGTCTCCAACTCCGTAGTGACGATAATATAGCATAGCCTCTCGCGCAAGGCTGCACATTCCTTACTTAATACACGATCACTCGATCTGCCTCGCTGAACAACTGCACCATCCTGTCTAGCAGGATCGGTGACACAGCGGGCGCGACCCGCGCCGGATCGATCTTGTAGAGCAGCATCATCGTCCGGTTGCCGTAGATTTCGACGCCCATCTTCTTGAGAAACTCCAAATACTCGCCGTAATCGTGCGGCACCTGTTCCAGTGGAACGCCCATCTGCTCGGACAAGCTCTGCCGCTCTCGTTCAGGAAGCCCGGCACGATCCAGCGCAGTGGAATCGGACCCGATCAATCCTCGGAACCAGCCGAAGCCTTTGGTCACCGAGGTCACCGCGCTGGCATCCACAAGAATCGTGACCTTATGTCCGGCTTTCACCGCCGCCCAGGCGACGTTCGGCACGGCGCAGATCTGCGCGTCGTCCTCCGCCAGCGAGGTCTTCATGTGGATGAGGATCCGGGACGGGTTCGTCTGTTGCGCCTCCACCGAAGTAGTCTCGATAAGCAGGCTCACGATCAGGGCGCCGATTGCGCCGTAGCATCTCGCACTCATTCTTCCTCTCCTCTGTGTATCCCGCCGCCGGGATTGTCGTGAGCACAGCAGGCGGCGGGTTGATCCAGCCGCCGCTCATTCATCGCTTCCTTGTACGCCGCATAGGCTTTGAGCGCCCATTCCTCCCCCGGGCATCCCTGCATCGTCATGGCGACGTTCAGAAACTCCAGGAGTTCGTCCCGCGTCGCGCCTCGTTCGACCGCCATGCGGACATAGGCGTGGATGCACGGTTCACAGCGGATCGCAATTGAAATCGCCATCGCCGCCAATAGCTTGTACTTCGCCTCGACAGCCGCGTCCCGATAGGTTTCCTGCCGCATGCGCAAAAGCCCGCCGGTCACTGTAGGGCTGAAGCGACGCAACTCCTGAAACAGATCCCCTGATTTTCGATTCATGCTTTGCCGCTCAAAGGCACAGACGATCCGGGATCGTCGCCCATAGACCGGATGGGTGGTTCCCGCAGGCTCAGCTTGTGCGCGTCGTATGACCGAGATGGCCCTTCCGTTCTTCCAAACTCTTCAAGATCGGGCACTGATCGGTGGGCCGACCGGCGCGGCACGCGCGGATTAAGCCGTCGAGCGCCCGCGCCAGCGCTTGGAGGTCTTGGACCTTGGCCTTCACTTGCGCCAATTTCGCTTCCGCTCTTCGTTGGACATCCCCGCAGCGGGCGGTCGAACGCACCGTGAGACCCAGCAACTCGCCGATCTCGCGCAAGGTGAATCCGAGCGCCTGCGCATTCTTGATAAAACGCAGGCGTTTGAGCGCGTCCCCCCCGTACAGCCGGTAACCGGACGGCTTGCGGTCTTCCGGCCGAAGCAGCTTGCGCCGCTCATAGTACCGGACCGTCTGCACATTCACTCCGGCCACCTTGGCAAGTTGGCCGATCGTCAGTCCCAAAGCCATGACGAGACCTTCTAGTGCACGATACACCTTGTACTATGGTACCGAGTCAATAGACTTCCCATTGTGCCCGTGTCCACCGGGTCGCTGGTTATATGAAACGGGCGACCGGTGTCCAATGCTCCGGTCGCCCGTTTCCACTCTGGCCCTTGCTTATCCAAAGAAGCTCTGCACCCACTGCCAGACTGTGGCTGCCGCCTCATAGGGGCAGAAGCCGAGCGTTTCGACCCAGGGACACATAAGCCTCACCTCCTTTCCTAGCGCGCTAGGCTGATGCTACACCTTGTACCCTGGTACCGAGTCAAGGGATAGAAACCGTGGCCAATCACCCGCCGATCTGTAAGAATCGCTGACCATGGCCGACCTATTGCTTTGACTGCTACATCCAGTCACCGGTTTGCTCCGTATGGAGTGTGAGCCGGCTTACAGACGCCGTCCGTCGGAGGCCATATTGTTCGCCTTTACGGGATTGACGGGAGTTGCGGGGATTGATACATAGACGCATCTTTTTTACTCCACATTCCGAAGGAGAGCGATCCATGACGGTCGAAAATGTCTCGGAACTCGTCAGCGAGCGTTACGCTCGAGCTGCAGCGACGGGGGAGCAAATGTGCTGCCCGAGCGGCTACAACTTCGAGGATCTTGGGCGGTTCATCCCGGAAGAAGTGTTGAGAATCTCCTATGGTTGCGGGACTCCAGCCGGCCTGGAAACGGTTCGTCCCGGCGAAACGGTCCTGGATATCGGGTCGGGCGGGGGCATTGATTGCTTTGAAGCCTCGCGCCGGGTCGGCCAGACCGGCCGGGTGATCGGCATCGATATGACCGACACCATGCTGGCCATTGCAAGACGCAACGCGCCCATCGTCGCGGCCAACCTCGGCTACGAGACGTCGAATGTTGAATTCCGCAAAGGCATGGCGGAAGCCATGCCGGTCGAGGATGCCACTATCGATCTCATCATTTCGAACTGCGTCATCAACCTGGCGCCGGACAAGCGCAAGGTCTTCCGCGAAATGTATCGCGTCCTCAAGCCCGGCGGGCGCTTCACGATCTCCGACATTGTCGCCGACCAGGCCGTGCCACAATACCTGGTCCATGATACGGAGAAGTGGGGCAACTGCCTGTCCGGCGCCCTTCAGGTCGGCGAATATATCGGCGGAATGCTGGAAGCGGGCTTTCGCGGGGTGCATCAACTCAAAGCCATGCCCTGGCAGTCGATTGACGGCATTCACTTCCTGTCGATCACGCTGACCGGCTACAAGCCGCCCGCCGTGGCCGAGACTCCCGAGGCGCGGTTCGCCACCCTAGCAGGTCCGTTCAGCCGGGTGACCGACGAGCTGGGTAACCTGTATAGGCGAGGCATTCCCCGACAGATCGACCCGGTGACCGCCCAGTTATTCAGCCTGCCGCCGTTTCGTGACCTGTTTTTCTTGTCGGAGACGCCGGTCGTCCTCGAGCCGTCGGACCCCCGCTGGTTGGCCGTGTTGCCCGAGCAGAAGCCCTGCGTCTGGCAAGGGCACTTCGCGATCTTCACCGGCCCCTTCGCCGAAGTCGAGGACGACGATCACCACACCTTCCGGCGAGGCGTCTCGTTGGAAATCTGTTCCAAGACATTGCACGTCCTCCAGACCGACGCATACCGGCTCCACTTCGCGATCATCAACCGTGCGACCTCCGCGGTCTCGGGTGCGGAGGTCGCATGCAAACCGACGGGCGGCTGTTGCTGACCATGGGATTGACCCTGTTGGCTCGCCAGAGTCCGCTCGCTTCGACTCACGAACAACTCCAGATCCTGGAAGGTTCCTCCTGTCGGCCGTTCGAGACCAGGCTGGGTGAAGCCGGCCTGCATCCTCTCCGCGCCACCGGCATCACGGTGTTTCAGA
Proteins encoded:
- a CDS encoding efflux RND transporter periplasmic adaptor subunit: MTCAVMRTGRITVLVMLVGFFATGPLSCQGRQEEPAKQPSGSTAPTGPVVLELPEGSLTLVSLKTDRVGVRPLKVVLKAQAGKILPNENRLAHLSPRVPGRIVAVYANLGDRVKTGDRLLLLDSPAFGETQLEYRKARTRLGVAEKALDRAKVLLERGAIGQAEYQRREAEYETSLADVHESEEKLHLLGMKESEIARLARKDLPHAQVAQVPLRAPFTGEVIERNATVGEVVDPTKVLFTVADLSTVWVRADFPEHQVGHLRKGLPIEVHVAAYPKDVFRGVITYVAAVVDPATRTVMMRSDVPNPDRRLRPEMFAEVSLIIEEQPVLAMPRAALQQVGDRTVAFLVVGPRRFERREITIGQSAGDYVEVTGGLADGDEVVTEGSYALKSELLREQMPAGGPL
- a CDS encoding CusA/CzcA family heavy metal efflux RND transporter, encoding MIERLIRAALEQRLIVLLAALGLIVAGALAFRHLPIDAFPDITPVQVQIISRAPSLAPPEIERLVTFPLELELTNLPGKTELRSISRFGISVITVVFEDNVDVYFARQLVLERVIQARSRLPVGVEPVLGPVSTGLSEVYMYVVGGQGHSLMDLRTLQDWVIRPMLRAVPGLADVDTLGGLAKQYQVVVDPDRLTSLGLTLRQVTTSVTGNNQNAGGSYIEQGGDKLVIHGVGLARSMGDLEQIVVAAHKGTPVYLRDVAQVREGHAIRLGGVTRDGKGEVLEGIAVMLRGGNSREIVTRVKEQVELINRVLPSGVTVTPFYDRIELVARALETVERALLEGAGVVLLVLYLFLHNFRGAIVVALTLPLATLSTFLIMQQVGLSANLMSLGGLAISLGMIVDAAIVQVENVECYLSRASASQSLGLIGRLPLVLRAVLEVRRPSLFGELIIALTFIPLLTLQGMEGKMFVPLAIAVVLALLSSLILSMTVVPVLAAVLMRTGTTGGEGRLLEGLRRVYQRVLGVALRRSRVVVVAALGLLAAGLALIPFIGREFVPIMDEGAIVVNVVRLPSIGLTESLKISGDVERVLLAIPEVSSVVSRTGANELGTDPMGMELTDMYVLLKPRELWQARSKTEIEEQVRRRLAQVPGITFGLSQPIAMRVDELVSGVRSQVAVKLFGDDLPTLRTKAEEIAHTLRQVRGVTDLRIEQVSGLYYLKIEIDRARIARYGINVADVTEVIEAIGAGIETGELFEGQRRFPIVVRFPDERRADVETIAALWVTTPNGSRIPLRELADIRVVEGPAQISREQASRRIVIEFNVVDRDLVGTVEEARANVASAVRLPPGYYLIWGGQFENQQRAMARLAIVVPAVIGLIFLLLFFTFGTVRHATLILLTIPFAMVGGLAALFSGGLYLSVPASVGFIALSGVAVLNGVVLISYFNHLREEGAALEEAVRQGAVLRLRPVLMTALVAALGLTPLLLVTGPGSEVQRPLATVVIGGLLSSTALTLVVLPVLYSWMEQRVAQRNAAEAVSR
- a CDS encoding heavy metal-responsive transcriptional regulator; translation: MALGLTIGQLAKVAGVNVQTVRYYERRKLLRPEDRKPSGYRLYGGDALKRLRFIKNAQALGFTLREIGELLGLTVRSTARCGDVQRRAEAKLAQVKAKVQDLQALARALDGLIRACRAGRPTDQCPILKSLEERKGHLGHTTRTS
- a CDS encoding methyltransferase domain-containing protein; translation: MTVENVSELVSERYARAAATGEQMCCPSGYNFEDLGRFIPEEVLRISYGCGTPAGLETVRPGETVLDIGSGGGIDCFEASRRVGQTGRVIGIDMTDTMLAIARRNAPIVAANLGYETSNVEFRKGMAEAMPVEDATIDLIISNCVINLAPDKRKVFREMYRVLKPGGRFTISDIVADQAVPQYLVHDTEKWGNCLSGALQVGEYIGGMLEAGFRGVHQLKAMPWQSIDGIHFLSITLTGYKPPAVAETPEARFATLAGPFSRVTDELGNLYRRGIPRQIDPVTAQLFSLPPFRDLFFLSETPVVLEPSDPRWLAVLPEQKPCVWQGHFAIFTGPFAEVEDDDHHTFRRGVSLEICSKTLHVLQTDAYRLHFAIINRATSAVSGAEVACKPTGGCC
- a CDS encoding carboxymuconolactone decarboxylase family protein; translation: MNRKSGDLFQELRRFSPTVTGGLLRMRQETYRDAAVEAKYKLLAAMAISIAIRCEPCIHAYVRMAVERGATRDELLEFLNVAMTMQGCPGEEWALKAYAAYKEAMNERRLDQPAACCAHDNPGGGIHRGEEE
- a CDS encoding TolC family protein — translated: MQYRTMCLIGITSLLGSIWYGESASANRDARVFQLDEVIELALTSNPTLAAAQGTLEQAQGQRVAAGAYLNPSISGSAGRGAIRDPSTGVTITERTITVEQPLEWPGKRAARQRAAEAGLASAYAGLEEARLTVVAEVKVAFYQLLLAQQDADLAKQNLRTVEEVADVVQAKVSTGEAARFEGIKATVEVQKARKEVDRSENALVVAQARLDVLTGKGLGPGFTIRGEFASVRPGLDRQALIARAVERHPVIRRHQKLVEQAASQVVQERASRIPTVSVQGQYHREAGDESLTAGLSVPIPIWYRRQGEIGVALGAQRRAEAERLRVQNELEQTVTQHAQEVQTAQGQIRVFEEGLLKQAKEALDIAQFSFRHGTASLLEVLDAQRVYRQTLLEYAQARADLSIALARLDRAIGELP